The DNA sequence TCTTTTTTATAAACACCCGAAAGTACAGCTACCAACATGTAGATTAGTGCCGGGAATGTGTAAACTATCCAGTAAGCTCCGGGATCAAAACCAACCCACTCGGTTACATTCTTATAAAATTTTTCAGCAGCAAAAAGTGAGATATTAAACAGAACGAAATCTGCAAGTGCAGAATAAAGAGACAGCTTTCTTTTTCCTAAAAATGCAAACAGCTTCCTGAAACCAATTGCGGAGCGAAGAATAATTTCTACCAGCGGAAAACTGGAAAGATGTTTTTTAACAAATAGGTGCATCGCATCGTAAAATAGTTTTGTTTCATCAAGATTACTTCGTTTAGTGCTCTCACCTTTATAATGTATTACCTGTGTTGAATGAACATAAAAAACTTTGTGCCCGGCTTTTTGAACACGGTAGCATAAATCGAGATCTTCTCCATACATAAAAAACTTTTCGTCAAACCCGCCGACAGTATTGTAAATAGCTTTTCTCATCATCATAAATGAACCGGAGAGTGCATCAACCTCGTAAGTTTGATTTTCATCAAGATAAGTGAGATTGTAACGGGCAAATATTCTGCTTTTTGGAAAGAGATTGCTTAAACCTGTTACTTTTGTGAATGAAGTCCACGGACCGGGGAAACTTCTTCTGCAAGCAAGTTGAAGTGTTCCATCTGAATTCAGAATCTTGCAGCCGGCTAATCCGCATTGAGGATGTTCTTCAAAGAATGAAATCATTTTATCAAAAATGTCTTCGCTTACAATACAATCCGGGTTGATAAAAAGAATGTACTTTCCTTTTGCGATTGTTAGTCCCTGGTTATTTGCAGTACCGAAGCCGGCATTGACTTTGTTTTCAATCAGAATTACTGAAGGAAATTTTTCTTTGAGAACTTCAACGCTGCCGTCATCGGAAGCATTATCAATAACAATAATTTCTTTTGAAATATTAGATGAAGCTTTTTCAATTGAGTGGAGAAGATTCTGAAGGAATTCTTTTACATTGTAATTAACTATGATAATGGAGAGATCCAAGGAAAATCCTACTTCAACAATCCGAAAATACTTTTTAATCTAAGCTTCCACACCATCGTAACAGCTTCACGAACAATCTTTTTCGACATCTTTGATTTTCCTTTAACCCGGTCAACGAAGATGATCGGTATTTCTTTTATACGGAATCCTTTTTTCCAAGCTTTGAAAGTCATTTCAATCTGGAATGCATAACCATTGGAAGTTACTTTATCAAGATCAATTGCTTGAAGAACTTCTTTCCTGAAACATTTGTATCCTCCGGTAGCATCGTGAACTGACATTCCTGTAATTACACGTGTGTAAAAATTTGCAAACCAGCTTAGCAACAATCTTCGCATCGGCCAGTTAATTACATTTACGCCGGTTATATATCTGCTGCCGAGAACTAAGTCTGAATTTTTAATTTCTTCGAGGAATCTCGGAATTTCATTCGGATCGTGAGAGAAATCAGCATCCATTTCGAAAATCAAATCGAAGCCGTTTTGAAGTGCGTATTTGAATCCGGCAATATATGCCGTCCCAAGACCTTGCTTTGATGATCGTTTGATAAGATGAATGCGTTCATTGTTCTTCATTTCATTCTCAACAAACGAGGCAGTGCCATCGGGTGAATTATCGTCCACAATAAGAACATTGATTGAACTATCCTTCGAGAGAACGACAGGTAAAAGCTTTGGTAAATTTTCCAGCTCGTTATATGTGGGGATAATAATTAATGTTTTCATATTGGAATTTAACAATTAACTGCCACGAACCTGACTGCTGTCAGGCAGGTTTCACGAATAAAATGCCTCAACTGTAATGTCCTTTCCCGAATAAAACTACAAGAACAGTCCGGGCAAGAATTTTAAGGTCCATTCTAAGCGACATATTTTCAATATAGAAAAGATCATAACGCAATTTAACTTTTACATCTTCAATACTTTCATCATACTTGTGTTTTACCTGTGCCCAACCGGTTATTCCCGGTCGTACTTTCAATCGTCGTTTGTAGTAAGGTAATTGTTCAGAAAGCATTTCAACGAAGTACGGTCTTTCTGGTCTGGGACCAACCAAACTCATTTCGCCTTTAAGCACATTAAAGAACTGAGGTATTTCATCAATCCTGAGCTTCCGCATAATTTTTCCAACACGAGTAACTCTTGGGTCATCTTTGGTTGACCAAACTGGTCC is a window from the bacterium genome containing:
- a CDS encoding glycosyltransferase, which produces MDLSIIIVNYNVKEFLQNLLHSIEKASSNISKEIIVIDNASDDGSVEVLKEKFPSVILIENKVNAGFGTANNQGLTIAKGKYILFINPDCIVSEDIFDKMISFFEEHPQCGLAGCKILNSDGTLQLACRRSFPGPWTSFTKVTGLSNLFPKSRIFARYNLTYLDENQTYEVDALSGSFMMMRKAIYNTVGGFDEKFFMYGEDLDLCYRVQKAGHKVFYVHSTQVIHYKGESTKRSNLDETKLFYDAMHLFVKKHLSSFPLVEIILRSAIGFRKLFAFLGKRKLSLYSALADFVLFNISLFAAEKFYKNVTEWVGFDPGAYWIVYTFPALIYMLVAVLSGVYKKDEVSVLRNFGAMLISFLIITSATFFFKQYAFSRAVVLITFILLLFGTTLYRIFLKLFFKIGIKLDGALNRRTVIVGTDDEAVEIAKKIKSQKAELHSFIGLIGKTHSDIGQEVSEFRIVGSIGNIKNVFSEKKINEVIFSSEEISYSDMMSIVSASKDHNVDFKIVGSDMNFVVGKGSVSMLDDIPLVEVNYNISNPTVQTLKVVFDYVISFAVLFTLYPFVFLLSKLSEKKTDLRTFVLSVPQVISGKCSLVGPKKSVLVESMNLGKAGLTGLWYIDEGTFTDSEKLDFYYVKNQNIWLDLEILGKTLNKMLSKGD
- a CDS encoding polyprenol monophosphomannose synthase, which gives rise to MKTLIIIPTYNELENLPKLLPVVLSKDSSINVLIVDDNSPDGTASFVENEMKNNERIHLIKRSSKQGLGTAYIAGFKYALQNGFDLIFEMDADFSHDPNEIPRFLEEIKNSDLVLGSRYITGVNVINWPMRRLLLSWFANFYTRVITGMSVHDATGGYKCFRKEVLQAIDLDKVTSNGYAFQIEMTFKAWKKGFRIKEIPIIFVDRVKGKSKMSKKIVREAVTMVWKLRLKSIFGLLK